In the Phenylobacterium soli genome, CGTCCATAGAGAGCACGCGGATGGCGTCGGCCATGATCTTGAGCGGCGCGGGCATCGAGGTCCTGATTGTGGCGGTGTCAAGGAATGCGAGCGGGGCCTCGCATGCGATGGGCGCGGGGTCAAGAAACCGCCGCGATACCGCCTTAGGCCCACCCCGCGGCCGATCCGCGCCAGGCGCCTTCTCTAGAGGCGAAAGGCGTGTCTAAGATCGTCCGCCAGACCCTTGAGTCTATTGGAGGATGGCATGACCGGCGAAAGCGCCCTCGAGTTGGCGGCCAAGCGTCTGGAACGGGCGATCCTCACCCTGGAGCAGCGGCTCGCACAGAAGCTGAAGCAGGCGGGCGCCGAGGTCGGCGGGCTGTTCGACCAGGACCGCGCCAAGCTGGCCGCCGAGCTGGACGAGGCGCGGGCCCGCGAGCGGGCGCTGGAGGAAGCCGGCGCCGAGGCCTCTGCGGCGCTCGGTCGCGCCATCGCGGAGATCCGCTCCGCCCTCGACGGGGCGGCCCCGGCCCTGCAGCTGACGCAGGAGCACTGACATGGCCCAGGTGACCGTCGAGGTGAACGGCCGGCCCTACGCGGTGGGCTGCGAGGACGGGCAGGAACAGCACCTGATCGAGCTCGCCCGGATGTTCGACCAGCAGGTGCGCCACGTCAGCGCCGACATGGGCCAGCTGGGCGACACGCGCCTGTTCCTGATGGGAGCGCTGCTGCTGGCCGACGAACTGGCCGACGCCAAGAACCGGCTCGGCGCCCTGCAGGCCGAGGTTGGCCGGCTGCAGACCGAGCGCGGCCGGCTGGAGACCAAGGCGGTCTCGGCCCTGGAGGCCGCGGCGGCGAAGATCGAGAAGCTGGCGGCCGAGGGGTAGCTTCGGGGGGTAGCGCGCGCCGGCGCGGCCCACTACCTTGGGAGCCGGCGGGTCGTGCTGCGGCTCACGTCGAAGGCGACATATCCCAGCGACCTTAATTCTCTCTAAGGGAGCTGTCCCTGTCCGGGATCGTGGTCTCGGGCAAACGGCGCCCACCTGGTGTATCCAGGTCGAGGGGATGAAACAGTCCTTCACGGTTCTCGCGGCGCCGCCACCCTTTCTCCTCACCGCCCATTTTTCCTGTACAAGCCAGCGCGTGACCCCTGCCTTCGACAAGACGGCGCTTCGCCAGCGCATGCGCCGGCTGCGGCGCAGCCTGGCTGCCGCGGCGCCCGACGCGGGCTTCCGCGCCGCTGAGGCCCTGCCCCTCGAGGCCCTGCCCGACGGGCCGGTGGCGGTCTATTATGCCCAGGGCTCCGAGCTCGACCCGACCCCGCTCGCCGAGCGGCTGGCGGCGGCCGGCCGGACGGTGGCCCTGCCGGCGGCGCAGGCCCGCGACGGGCGACTGCAGTTCCGCCGCTGGCGTATCGGCGAGGCGCTGGAGGCCGATGCGGTGGGCGTGCCGGCGCCCGGCGCGGCGGCCGAGGCGGTGACGCCTAGGGTGGTGGTGACGCCGCTCGTGGCCTACGACGCGCGCGGCGGCCGGCTGGGCCAGGGCGGCGGGCACTATGACCGCACGCTGGAGAACCTTCGCGCCGCCGGACCCGTTTTCGTCCTCGGCCTCGCCTATGCGGGACAGGCGGTGGACGAGATCCCCATGGAGCCGCACGACCAGCGGCTCGACGCCATTCTGACCGAGGCCGGTTATCAGCCGGTCGAGAAGGACTGAAGTTCCAGCGATGCGATTTGCTTTCTTCGGGGATGTGGTGGGGCGCAGCGGCCGCGAGGGCCTGGCCGAGCACCTGCCGGCCCTGCGTCGCCGGCTCGACCTCGAGTTCGTGGTGGTCAACGCGGAGAACGCGGCCGCCGGCTTCGGCATCACCGAGGGCACGGCGCGCGAGCTGTTCGACGCCGGCGCCGACTGCCTGACGCTCGGCAACCACGCCTGGGACCAGAAGGAGGCGCTGACCTACATCGTCCGCGAGCCGCGGCTCGTGCGGCCGGCGAACTATCCGGCCCTGGCCGATCCGCCGGGGCGCGGGGCGCAGCTCCTGGAGACGTCGCGTGGGCGGCGCGTACTGGTGATCAACCTCCTCGGCCGCATCCACATGGACAGCCTGGACGATCCGTTCGCGGCGGTCGACCGTGAGCTGGAGGCCTGCCCGCTGGGGGGCGCCGCCGACGCGGTGATCGTCGACATGCACGCCGAGATCACCTCGGAGAAGATGGCCATGGGCCACTTCTGCGACGGGCGCGCGAGCCTGGTGGTGGGCACGCACACCCACGTGCCGACCGCCGACGCCCAGATCCTCACCGGCGGCACGGCCTACCAGACCGACGCCGGGGCCTGCGCCGACTACGACAGCGTCATCGGCAACGACAAGGAAGAGCCGCTTCGACGGTTCACCACGCGCATCAACGGCGGCCGGTTCAAGCCGGCGGAAGGCCCGGCGACGGTGTGTGGCGTGTTCGTCGAGACCGACGAGGCCACCGGCCTGGCGCGCCGCATCGAGCCGATCCGCGTCGGGGGCCGGCTGAAGGAGACCGTGCCGGACCTCGAGGTCGTGAGGGTCTAGGCCGCCGACTGGGCCGCGCCGGGCGCGGCGGCGACCAGCCGCTCGATGGCGGCGAAGAGCTCGGTCGGCTGGACGGGCTTGGGCTGCAGGGCGTCGAAGCCGACGGCCCTGAGGCGCTGCTCCTCCCCGGCCATGGCGTCGGCGGTGAGGGCGATCACCGGAATGGAGGCGCGGCCGGCCTGGCCGTCGCGGATCCGGCCGACGGCCTCGATGCCGTCCATCACCGGCATGTGCACGTCCATCAGGACGAGGTCGAAGGCCTCGTGGCTGAGGCGCTCAAGGGCCTCGGCGCCGTGGGCCGCGGTCTCGACCACCACCCCGGCGGCTTCGAGGAGGGCGCGGGCGACGGCGAGGTTGATCGGGTTGTCGTCGGCGACGAGCACGCGCAGCGGCGGCAGCGCCGCGGGCGCGGTCTCAGGCGTCTCGACGGTCTCCGCCTCGGCGGCGGGCAGCGGCAGCCAGACGCGGAACACCGAACCCTTGCCGGGCTCGCTCTCGACGGTGATCTCGCCGCCCATCATGGTCGCCAGCTTGCGGCAGATCGACAGGCCCAGCCCGGTGCCGCCGTACTTGCGCGCCGTCGAGGCGTCGGCCTGGGCGTAGGGGCGGAAGAGGCGGGTCATCTGCTCGGGCGTCATGCCGACGCCGGTGTCGGCGATGAGGATCTCCACTCCGCCATCGCCGTCGGCGCCGGGGGAGGGGCGAAGCGTCAGGGTGACGCCGCCCTTGTCGGTGAACTTGATGGCGTTGGAGAGCAGGTTGAGCACGATCTGGCGCACGCGGGTCTCGTCGCCGAGCACCCGGGCGGGGAGCTGGGCGTCGGCCTCGCAGGCGAGGGCCAGCTTCTTGGCGCCGGCGGCCTCAGCGTAGAGCTCGGTCGACTGCAAGCCGAGGGCGGCGAGGTCGAAGGCGGCGACCTCGAGGTCCATCCGACCGGCCTCGATCTTGGAGAGGTCGAGCACGTCGTTGAGGATGGCCAAGAGGCCGTCGCCCGAGCGCAGGATGGTCTCCACATAGCCCTGCTGGCGGGCGTTGAGCGGCGTGCGCTGCAGGGCGCGGGCCATGCCGAGCACGCCGTTGAGCGGGGTGCGCAGCTCGTGGGTGACCATGGACAGGAAGGCGGTCTTGGCGTCGTTGGCGGCCACCGCCTGGCGCTCGGCCTCGGTGAGACGGATGGTGCTGCGGGCGGTGGCCGCGCCGGTGACGCCCAGATAGGCGAGGATCAGCGGGAAGCCGAAGGCGACGACCAGCAGGTCACCGCCATGGTAGCCGCCCAGGAAGCTCGGCAGGACGATCCACAGCACGGTCGGCGGCAGGCCCATGGCCATCAGGGTCACCGGCGAGCGGA is a window encoding:
- a CDS encoding 5-formyltetrahydrofolate cyclo-ligase — protein: MTPAFDKTALRQRMRRLRRSLAAAAPDAGFRAAEALPLEALPDGPVAVYYAQGSELDPTPLAERLAAAGRTVALPAAQARDGRLQFRRWRIGEALEADAVGVPAPGAAAEAVTPRVVVTPLVAYDARGGRLGQGGGHYDRTLENLRAAGPVFVLGLAYAGQAVDEIPMEPHDQRLDAILTEAGYQPVEKD
- a CDS encoding ATP-binding protein; protein product: MTKALAKLLDDRLDEVARTSWSVLLARVVVIFGAAWISCNLFGLKVGLAWFVVCLCAEAATRIASRNAMWGGSMTVRERFAYVLCMMINCCVWCGIAVQLWFAGSDAYRLTGLAVLATLLIHAQSFSFRSPVTLMAMGLPPTVLWIVLPSFLGGYHGGDLLVVAFGFPLILAYLGVTGAATARSTIRLTEAERQAVAANDAKTAFLSMVTHELRTPLNGVLGMARALQRTPLNARQQGYVETILRSGDGLLAILNDVLDLSKIEAGRMDLEVAAFDLAALGLQSTELYAEAAGAKKLALACEADAQLPARVLGDETRVRQIVLNLLSNAIKFTDKGGVTLTLRPSPGADGDGGVEILIADTGVGMTPEQMTRLFRPYAQADASTARKYGGTGLGLSICRKLATMMGGEITVESEPGKGSVFRVWLPLPAAEAETVETPETAPAALPPLRVLVADDNPINLAVARALLEAAGVVVETAAHGAEALERLSHEAFDLVLMDVHMPVMDGIEAVGRIRDGQAGRASIPVIALTADAMAGEEQRLRAVGFDALQPKPVQPTELFAAIERLVAAAPGAAQSAA
- a CDS encoding DUF4164 family protein — protein: MTGESALELAAKRLERAILTLEQRLAQKLKQAGAEVGGLFDQDRAKLAAELDEARARERALEEAGAEASAALGRAIAEIRSALDGAAPALQLTQEH
- a CDS encoding cell division protein ZapA, with amino-acid sequence MAQVTVEVNGRPYAVGCEDGQEQHLIELARMFDQQVRHVSADMGQLGDTRLFLMGALLLADELADAKNRLGALQAEVGRLQTERGRLETKAVSALEAAAAKIEKLAAEG
- a CDS encoding TIGR00282 family metallophosphoesterase, which codes for MRFAFFGDVVGRSGREGLAEHLPALRRRLDLEFVVVNAENAAAGFGITEGTARELFDAGADCLTLGNHAWDQKEALTYIVREPRLVRPANYPALADPPGRGAQLLETSRGRRVLVINLLGRIHMDSLDDPFAAVDRELEACPLGGAADAVIVDMHAEITSEKMAMGHFCDGRASLVVGTHTHVPTADAQILTGGTAYQTDAGACADYDSVIGNDKEEPLRRFTTRINGGRFKPAEGPATVCGVFVETDEATGLARRIEPIRVGGRLKETVPDLEVVRV